A region of the Campylobacter subantarcticus LMG 24377 genome:
CAGTATGAAAGATTTTTCACCTGACAGCATAGCACAACAAGTTCCAGAACTAAATAAACTAATACGCCTTAGAGAAGCCTTAATGGCATTAAAGGGACCTATGGGAAATATCCCGAATTTTAGAAAAGCTGTCTTAGAAGCTCTAAAAAATGAAAAAACCAAAGAACAGTTGCTTTTAGAAATTAAAAAAGAAAATAACGAAGAATAGAAGGAACATAATATGTCAAAAGATAAAGTAATTGATACTCCGATTATTGAAAGTATTATGGAAAAAAGTAAATATGCTAGAAATGATGAAAGTTATAGCATAGCAAAAAGAGGAGTGGCTGAATTTATTTCCGCGATAGTTGAAAGTGATAATGTAGAAGATAAAATCAATAAATTTGCACTTGATGAAATGATCGCTCATATTGATGATTTATTATCAAAACAAATGGATGAAATTTTACATAATGAAGATTTTCAAAAACTAGAATCAACTTGGAGAGGACTTTTCTTTTTAGTTGAAAGAACTGATTTTAATGAAAATATAAAAATCAATCTTTTCGATATTACAAAAGAAGAAGTTTTGGAGGATTTTGAAAATAACCCAGATATTACTCAAAGCGTAGTTTATAAAAATATTTATTCTTCAGAATATGGTCAATTCGGAGGAGAGCCTGTAGGTGCAATAATTGGCGACTATCAACTAAGCACTGCAAGTCCGGATATGACATTTTTAAATAAAATGTCAAGTATAGCAGCCATGAGTCACTCGCCATTTTTAACTTCTTTAGGACCTAAATTCTTTGGTTTAGAAAATTACTCAGAACTAGCTAATATTCAAGACCTACAAAGTCTTCTTGAAGGTCCACAATATACAAGGTGGAGAACTTTTAGAGAAAATGAAGACTCAAAATACACTGGATTAATGGTTACAAGATTTTTGACAAGATCTCCTTACGATAGTGAAGAAAATCCTATAAAAAGCTTTAATTATAAAGAAAACGTACACGCTTCTCACAACCACCTTTTATGGGGAAATTCAGCATATGCCTTTGCAACAAGACTTACAGAAAGTTTTGCGAAGTATAGATGGTGTGGTAGTATCATTGGACCAAAAAGCGGTGGAAGCGTAAAAGATCTTCCTACGTATTTTTATGAAAATTTTGGAAATTTAAAAGCAAAAATTCCTACTGAGGTACTCATTACAGATAGAAGAGAGTATGAGCTTGCAGAGAACGGATTTATAACCTTAACCTTAAGAAGAGATACCAATAATGCTGCATTTTTCTCAGCGAATTCTGCTCTAAAACCTAAAATTTTTCCAAATACACCTGAAGGAAAAGAAGCTGAAACAAACTACCGCTTAGGTACTCAATTGCCTTATGTCTTTTTGATTTCAAGATTAGCGCATTATTTAAAAGTATTACAAAGAGAAGAAATAGGAAGTTGGAAAGAAAGAAGCGATATAGAAAATGGCTTAAATGAATGGGTTAGACAGTACATTTCAGATCAAGAAAATCCACCTGCGGAAGTTAGAAGTAGAAGACCTTTTAGAGGAGCGCAAGTAAAAGTAGATAGTATACCAGGTGAACCTGGCTGGTATAAAATTGGACTAAGCGTTCGCCCGCATTTTAAATACATGGGTGGAAATTTTGAATTATCTTTAGTAGGTAAGCTAGATAAAGAATAACAATGTCTTTATTAGATAAAATTATTCATTCATTAGATGATCAATATAAAAATGTTCCTTTTTATCAAAATGAATTTCAAGAAATAAAAAATAGTATCCAAGTTTTGCTTAATGCAAAACTTGATGATTGTTTAAGTGTTAAAGACTTTGGACTATCCAATATAGAAAATTTAAATTTAAGCTCTACAGAACTTTGCATAAGCATGGCAAAAGAAATACACAAACTAATAAATAAATATGAAAAAAGGATTGTGGTTAATTCTATCACATATAACGACTCTTTAAAACCATGGCAACTTTCATTTTTACTAAGATGCGTTTTTTGCAATGATAGTTTTAAGGAATTTGCAATTGAAATTATATTTAAAAACAATCGCTACTGCGAGGTTGTCTAATGACACAAGATGATGTGTTTTATTATCAAAAAGAGATCGCTTACCTTAACCATACTCGAAAAATTTTTATTGATAAATTTCCTAAGTTAGCTCCATTTTTATCCTACGATAGTAAAGATCCAGACATCGAAAGAATTATTGAAAATTTAGCTATATTAACTTCTAAAATTCATCAAGAATTAGATCAAAATATACCCTACATCGCAGAATCATTAATCAATATTCTTTCTCCAAACTACACTAACATCTTGCCATCTATGTGTATGCAAGAATTTAAATTTAACGAAAATAGCAAACTCAATAAATTAATTATTCCTAAAAACAGTATAGTAAAATCCACACCTATAGAAAAATGCGAGTGTGAATTTAAAACAGTATATGATGTATATTTGTACCCACTAAACATAGAAAATGTATTTTTTGGTAGTGAAAAGCAATACCACACGATGAATATACAACTTAGAGTTAACAAAGAAGATTTAAACATCGCTGATTTGGATTTAGATAAACTGTGTATATACCTTGGAGATGATGTTTATACATCTTCCACACTACTTTTTTATATACACCAACACCTAGAAGAATTCAAAATTATATCCCATGATACAAATGAAGAATTTAAAATAAGTACATACAATATCAAAACCGTAGGTTTAACACCAAATGAAAGTTGTCTATTTTACAATGACTTAGGATTTGAATCTTTTTCTTTGCTAAGAGAATACTTTTTTTTGCCTGAAAAATTTAACTTTATTTCGATACAAGGCTTAGATGTTTTGCATGAGTGCAAAGGTAAACTAATCAGTATTTTTTTTAAATTCAACAAAACACTTCCTAAAAATTGTATTGTAAAAAATGAATTATTCTCACTATCAACAACACCAATCATTAATATTTTTGAAAAAACAGCAGAACCTATCATCAACAATCACTCAAAAAATGGATACAGAATTTTTATCGATAGAACAAATTTAAATGCATATGATATAGTTCAAATAAAACAAGTTAAAGCACATAATAGCGACAGTGGAAGTAGAATTTTAAAAAATTATAAAAATTTTGAACGTTTTGAATTTATGCAAAATAAAACTCAAGATTTTTACTACATTACAAATAAATCAAATTCCAAGCAAGATAGTTTCAAAGAAATATCTTTTTTTTCATCAAACAATACAAATGAAACAATCACAATAGATGTATTATGCTGTAATAAAAATTTACCAACCCATTTAAAAATAGGTGATATTAATCTTATACCTTTTTACAAAGATGCTGTCACAAAAAATGTTACCATTCCAACGCCGATTAAGCAAGTTAAGATCAATGGCGATCTTTTATGGAAATTAGTTTCTATTTTATCATTTAGCTATCAAACTCTTTTAACAAAAACATCTTTTTTTCAAGTTTTAGAAAGTTACAGCTTTCCTGATGATAAAACCTCTGAAGTAGTATGCCAACTACTTACCTCTTCAATTATTAACATTCAGTCAAAACCAAGCTACTTGATTGATGAATATATTACAAAAAAAGGAACTATGAGTATCATAAGTATAGATGATTCTAATTTTTATTCTTTGGGTGAAGTTTACAAGTTAGGATTGATAATTTCGGAATTTTTATCATCTTTTGTAAGCATTAATTCATTTTGTGAATTAAAAATTAAATGTATAAATTCAAAAGTTACTATACACTATCCTTTTAAAAAAGGAATTAAACCTATATTATGAACAATGCAAATTCTTATACCTTTTATAAACTTCTTAAAAAATTATTAAAAGAACATTCTAAAGAAGATATTTTTTTAAGAGTAAATAACGCCCTAATGCATCCTAACAAAGAAATCGAATATGTAAAATTCAGTAAAAATATTAACGATTTTCCCATTGAAATTATGATTAATTTTATGGGTTTGCAAGGCAACACATCGCAACTCCCTTCTTATATACTAGACAAACTCTCTAGGAATGAAGATGGTGGAGATGGGTGGAGTTTATTTTTTGATTTTTTTAATCACTATCTTCTTTGGATTTTTTTTGAAATTATCACCCTTAATAATTATCCAAAAAATTTTGATATTAATTTCAATGATAGGATTTCCAAAATACTATTTTCCATACTAGGTATCAACGATACAAAAATTGCAAAAAGGTACCTACCTTTTGCGCCATTACTGCTAAGCTCAAGGAGACCAAAAAGCTATATAGAAAAAATTTTACAAATCACTTTTAACCTACAAAATCAACTCGGTATTATAGAGAACATACCCCATCAAATTCATATAAGACATACACAACTAAATAAGTTAGGACAAAAAAATCATATTTTAGGAAAAAATTTAATTTTAGGAAAAAAATTTTTATCTTATCAAAATAAAATAGCTATTTATATACAAGATATACATTATGATGAAGCTTTAAAGTATTTTCCAAATGCAAAAAAACACAAAGAACTTAAAGAAAGTATTTTATTCTTAACTAATAATGAATTTTGTGTTGATTTATATCTTAAAATCATTTTCAACGAAAGAATGTTGTTTAATTTAGGAAATCACTCTCATTCTAAATTAGGTTGGGGTAAAATTTTAGGAAAAAAAACAAAAAATTACGAGATAATACACATAAAACTTCATGAATAATTATTGCTTTTATGTATTCTAACAACTAGGCGCTCTTTAGACTAGCAACTCTCATATCATACAAAGCAACCATAATTTAAAATTTATCAAACCTACTACTTCAACCTCACACTCATAATCATACTAGATAAAAAGATACTATCTTTATCAAAGCTTTTTAAGTTGTATTCTAGCTTTAAGTATCTTTTTTTATATATCTTTCATTAAAGTTGAGAGATTATAAGCTTAAACTCTCTAAGATATTTATAAGCTATATATTTACTTAAAGTTTAATAATCTAAGGCAATTGCTTATAATAGAATAAGTATTAATATCATTCAATAAAATTTGATTTTTTCACTTCTTCTTTAATAAAAAATTGATTATTTGTTTCAGCAAAACACATCCTTTAATTTGTAATTTTTATTTCAAATTGATATTTTTTAAGATACAATTTGTAAATAATTTTTCAAATTATAAGTAATTTTACTTAAAAAATCAAGTATTTTTACATAATATGTATTTTTAGGGTTTAAAACATGGAAGAAAAAGAGCAGTTACTTCAAGAAATGATAGATTTTTACAATGTTAAAGATAAATTCGAGTTAGCTGAATACTTAGGACTTTCAAGAGAATCGGCACATAATTGGCCTAGTAGAATAAGTGGAAAACAAATTTTAATTTATGAAAAAGATAAAAAAATTAAAAATTCAAGTAAAAATACTGAAAACAAGACTAAAAACGAAGATATTGTTTTAATTCCATTCTATAAAGATAATTCTGTTTCAGCTGGATTTGGTTCTAAAAATTATGAAGGATCGGTTCAATATATTCCTTTTAACAAGCAGGATTTAAGACTTATGTTTAATATTCAAGGGTTTTTAAAAATAGGTATTATTCCAGTAATAGGAGATAGTATGACACCTACTATCAAAGAAGGTGAAATGATAGTTTTTCAGGATGATGGCTCTATGATTGAAGGTGGAATTTATGTGATAGAATATCAAAGTGAGGTTTTCGTAAAAAGATTGAGAAAACGACCTTTATCTTTAATTAGTGATAATAAAGATTATCCACCTATTATCGTAGAAGAGAACGAAGAGATTAAAATTATAGGCAGAGTAGTTGGAACATATGATTTAAGTTATAGGAGGTTGTAAAATGAAATAAATAAAATTTATTTTAGGTTTAGGATTTTTATTGTTATCCGGATGTGGAAATAATGAATATGACGTAAGCACCAAAGTAGTAGATGTACAAGATGATATTCATAAGGAATATTATAACAAAACTTATTCTAATAATGTGACATTTTATACTAAAATGCAAAAGATTATTGATGAAAATATCAGATTAGGAAATACTATAATTGAAGCATCTGAAGATAATGTTGTAAAAATTAAAATTAATCCTATTCAATTTAAGGAGTGTGTTTTTTATGAAATATGGACAATAAAAAATCCACAAAATATTTCTTATGATATTCCAGCTGAAAGATGTCAAACTACATTTGTTTTGAATGATAATATAGAAAGTTTAAAATATAGTGACCCAAGCTATGTGATGGGAAATTTTAAAAATTTACAAAATGCGGAAAATATTTTGGCTGAAAATGTAATCAAAAAAGAGCTAGCTAAACCATTGCATGCAACAGATGTTAAAAGTTATAGATTTATAAACGGAAAATATCAAATTCTTGATAATGGCAAATATATTTATATTATTCAAACATTTAGTGCAAAAAGTTCTACCTTGGGTAATTATACTAAAAATGCTCATATTGTTTTAACAAATAAAGGAGAAATTGTAAAGGTAAAATTAAATCAAGACAAAGATTTTAATTTGGATTATATTAATTGGAATTCAATTTAAGTTTAAGCTTTATAGAAAAATAAAATCAGCATTTTTGTGTTGTTTTTATTTTTCCGCCGACATTATTTTTATATAAAAGTAAGTTTTAAGATGTTTTTTGCTGAATACAACTTATAAATTTGATTTTTTGCAATATTCACCAACTGCTATACATCTATTTTATCTATTGATTGCTACTAGTTTTTTATTATTCTTTACAAAGCACAAGTTTTATAAATACTTTATCTTTATCATCTCAAAAGACATCACTTGAAATGGTGTTTATTTTAACATACCATATTTTTGCTTACTTCATTTACAGCTTCTAAAACTAGCAAAAACTTCATCTATATTATTATCTCTCCACATTCGTGTTTTATTTTATCAGTATAAACAGAGTATAAAAGCAAATATTTAAGATAGCATAATGTAGAATTATAAATACCAAGATAAAGATGAAAATAAAAGAAAAGCACTCCGCCAAGCCTTGCTAGAATACTGCAAACTTGATACTTTAGCCATGGTAAAAATTTTAAAACATTTAGAAGAGCTTATTAGCTAATCCATAGCTTAAAGCTATGGATTAAAATTAGATTTTTAAAACCTCATATACATATTCAATATTATAATAAAAAAACCAAAATATACTAGCTGTTTATCTCAACCTTTACATTTTTGAGCTATCACATCCATAGCTTCTTGCGAAAGGACAAAATTTGTGTGATAAAGCAAGCAGCTACCCATATCAAGCACTTTTAGCACAAGCTTTTTGTTATTGGCATCTTTTGGGTTATGTCTTGTATTAGCTAGATCATAAATTTCATACACCATATCTTTGCTAAGTTTGTTAATATCAAGCTCTATGATATTTTCTTCAAATTTCATAGGCTCTTGCGTGAATTCTTCTTTATTCTCTTTTTTTGCAAAGCTTTTTCTTTTACTAAAAGATTTTAGCTCATTTTCTTTTGCTTCTTCTAAAGTATAAATTTCATTTAGACTAAAGCTTAAATCATTGTCATTGTTTTTATATCTTAGTAAAAAAGCAAAAGCCTCATCTTTACTTTCTTTGAAAATCGTTTCTACTTTTTCCACCTGAGCTTCAAAAACTATCATATCAAAAGAAGAGTAAAAGTCTAAAATCACAGCCTTAGCATATCTTTTACCACTTTTACTCATCATCGATTTAAAATCCTCAATCTTCCCTACCACCAAAAGCTCGCCCTCGCCTTTGAGTGTTTCAAAATCCATACTTTTAAAATACTCTATGCTTTCTATTTGACTTGCAAATTTATCCAAAGGATGACCTGATACATAAATTCCTAAAATTTCTTTTTCATATCCTAGTTTTTCCATTAGTTCAAATTCTATCTTGCTACCATGAAGCCCCACTTTGATATCTGCGGCTATTTCTTCTTCTCCAAAAAGTGAAGCAGTAGAGTTTCTTTTAACCTCAGCGATTTTCCTACTTGTTTCTGAAATAAGCTCAAGATTATCCACCAAACATTTTCTAGTATAGCCAAACTCATCAAAAGCACCTGATTTAGCTAAATTTTCTATGGTTTTTTTATTGATCTTAGTTGGATCAATCGAACTAATAAAATCATCAAAATCACTAAAGCCCTCTTCCTTGCGAATAGCCATGATATTTTCTATCGCGGGAATCCCCACACTTTTAATCGCTCCAAGCCCATAGATAATAGCTTCAGAACCATCTTCAAGCTTAGTTGCACTAAATTCTCTTTGGGCTTTGTTAATGCTTGGTGGCAAAAGTTTGATGTTCATTCTTTTCATCTCTTCAATGTATTTTGCGACCTTATCTACATTGCTTTCTTCACTTGTTAAAAGCGCAGCCATAAACTCACTTGGGTAATAAGTCTTTAAATACGCTGTTTGAAAGGTTATAAGTGCATAGGCAGCTGAGTGAGATTTATTAAAACCATACTCAGCAAATTTCAAAATAAGCTCAAACAAATCATCAGCCTTTTTCTCATCATAGCCTTGTTTTTTAGCTCCTTCTAGATACTCTGCTTTAAGATTATCCAAAATTTCTCTTTTTTTCTTACCCATAGCACGGCGCACATTATCAGCACCACCCAAAGAAAAACCACCAATTTTTTGCACTATTTGCATAACTTGCTCTTGATAAACTATAACCCCATAAGTATTTTCAAGTATAGGTTTTAAGTCTTCAAAGGCATAAGTTGCAGCCTTTCTACCATGTTTAATATCGATAAAATCATCCACCATTCCACTATCAAGTGGCCCTGGTCTATATAAAGCTAAAACCGCGATTAAATCCTCAAATCTCTCAGGCTTTAATCTAGCATTCAAACTTTGCATACCACCTGATTCTATTTGGAAAATACCCAAGGTATTACCACTTTGTATGGTTTT
Encoded here:
- a CDS encoding GPW/gp25 family protein, which encodes MSLLDKIIHSLDDQYKNVPFYQNEFQEIKNSIQVLLNAKLDDCLSVKDFGLSNIENLNLSSTELCISMAKEIHKLINKYEKRIVVNSITYNDSLKPWQLSFLLRCVFCNDSFKEFAIEIIFKNNRYCEVV
- a CDS encoding LexA family transcriptional regulator — its product is MEEKEQLLQEMIDFYNVKDKFELAEYLGLSRESAHNWPSRISGKQILIYEKDKKIKNSSKNTENKTKNEDIVLIPFYKDNSVSAGFGSKNYEGSVQYIPFNKQDLRLMFNIQGFLKIGIIPVIGDSMTPTIKEGEMIVFQDDGSMIEGGIYVIEYQSEVFVKRLRKRPLSLISDNKDYPPIIVEENEEIKIIGRVVGTYDLSYRRL
- the tssC gene encoding type VI secretion system contractile sheath large subunit, whose protein sequence is MSKDKVIDTPIIESIMEKSKYARNDESYSIAKRGVAEFISAIVESDNVEDKINKFALDEMIAHIDDLLSKQMDEILHNEDFQKLESTWRGLFFLVERTDFNENIKINLFDITKEEVLEDFENNPDITQSVVYKNIYSSEYGQFGGEPVGAIIGDYQLSTASPDMTFLNKMSSIAAMSHSPFLTSLGPKFFGLENYSELANIQDLQSLLEGPQYTRWRTFRENEDSKYTGLMVTRFLTRSPYDSEENPIKSFNYKENVHASHNHLLWGNSAYAFATRLTESFAKYRWCGSIIGPKSGGSVKDLPTYFYENFGNLKAKIPTEVLITDRREYELAENGFITLTLRRDTNNAAFFSANSALKPKIFPNTPEGKEAETNYRLGTQLPYVFLISRLAHYLKVLQREEIGSWKERSDIENGLNEWVRQYISDQENPPAEVRSRRPFRGAQVKVDSIPGEPGWYKIGLSVRPHFKYMGGNFELSLVGKLDKE
- the tssF gene encoding type VI secretion system baseplate subunit TssF; the encoded protein is MTQDDVFYYQKEIAYLNHTRKIFIDKFPKLAPFLSYDSKDPDIERIIENLAILTSKIHQELDQNIPYIAESLINILSPNYTNILPSMCMQEFKFNENSKLNKLIIPKNSIVKSTPIEKCECEFKTVYDVYLYPLNIENVFFGSEKQYHTMNIQLRVNKEDLNIADLDLDKLCIYLGDDVYTSSTLLFYIHQHLEEFKIISHDTNEEFKISTYNIKTVGLTPNESCLFYNDLGFESFSLLREYFFLPEKFNFISIQGLDVLHECKGKLISIFFKFNKTLPKNCIVKNELFSLSTTPIINIFEKTAEPIINNHSKNGYRIFIDRTNLNAYDIVQIKQVKAHNSDSGSRILKNYKNFERFEFMQNKTQDFYYITNKSNSKQDSFKEISFFSSNNTNETITIDVLCCNKNLPTHLKIGDINLIPFYKDAVTKNVTIPTPIKQVKINGDLLWKLVSILSFSYQTLLTKTSFFQVLESYSFPDDKTSEVVCQLLTSSIINIQSKPSYLIDEYITKKGTMSIISIDDSNFYSLGEVYKLGLIISEFLSSFVSINSFCELKIKCINSKVTIHYPFKKGIKPIL
- a CDS encoding type VI secretion system baseplate subunit TssG, whose product is MNNANSYTFYKLLKKLLKEHSKEDIFLRVNNALMHPNKEIEYVKFSKNINDFPIEIMINFMGLQGNTSQLPSYILDKLSRNEDGGDGWSLFFDFFNHYLLWIFFEIITLNNYPKNFDINFNDRISKILFSILGINDTKIAKRYLPFAPLLLSSRRPKSYIEKILQITFNLQNQLGIIENIPHQIHIRHTQLNKLGQKNHILGKNLILGKKFLSYQNKIAIYIQDIHYDEALKYFPNAKKHKELKESILFLTNNEFCVDLYLKIIFNERMLFNLGNHSHSKLGWGKILGKKTKNYEIIHIKLHE